In one window of Aceticella autotrophica DNA:
- a CDS encoding RelA/SpoT family protein — MIKKVINRIKEYNQNMDEALILKAYNYALKAHEGQFRSSGEPYIIHPVEVAYILADLELDLTTIAAGLLHDVIEDTIITYDDIKDEFGEEIAILIDGVTKLGMLEYKSKVEQQAENMRKMFIAMAKDIRVIMIKLADRLHNMRTLKYVSPEKQKEKAQETIEIYAPVAHRLGISKIQWELEDLSLRYLHPDEYYNLVEKVATKRKQREQSIQELMDSLGEKLKELKIKAEISGRAKHFYSIYKKMKDQNKTFEQVYDLMAVRVIVNTVKDCYGTLGVVHTLWKPIPGRFKDYIAMPKPNMYQSLHTTVMGPKGEPFEIQIRTWEMHRTAEFGIAAHWKYKEGKMEENEFDAKLTWLRQLLEWQRELKDPKEFMETLKIDLFTDEVYVFTPKGDVISLPRGSTPIDFAYSIHTEIGHRMNGAKVNGKIVPIDYKLRNGDIIEILTIANTERGPSRDWLQIAKSSQAKNKIKQWFKKEKRKENIERGEEIFLRELKKHGIPQSMIKNQQMEAILKKLNIHSEDDLYATIGYGGLLANQIIPRIKEELKKYEKEDDVLKPVISVKEHKKPLKTKDIGVIVKGENNVMVKFSKCCSPVPGDEILGYITKGHGVSIHRKDCPNISKYIYDKNRIVEVEWDLGKNIAYQADIQIVANDRYGLLTDVTSILSDIKISVKAINARTTKDNLAFINLTIEITSKEQLEKIMNKLKALQGVTDVYRISA; from the coding sequence ATTTCGAAGTTCTGGTGAACCTTATATTATACATCCGGTTGAGGTTGCTTATATACTTGCGGATTTGGAGCTTGACCTTACAACTATTGCAGCAGGACTTCTTCACGATGTGATAGAAGATACGATAATAACTTATGATGATATAAAAGATGAATTTGGTGAAGAAATTGCAATCCTTATTGATGGTGTAACGAAACTTGGAATGTTAGAATATAAATCAAAGGTAGAACAGCAAGCTGAAAACATGCGCAAGATGTTTATTGCTATGGCAAAAGATATAAGGGTTATAATGATAAAACTTGCAGACAGACTTCATAATATGAGAACGTTGAAATATGTAAGTCCTGAAAAACAAAAGGAAAAGGCACAGGAAACAATAGAGATTTACGCACCTGTTGCCCACAGGCTTGGTATTTCGAAAATCCAATGGGAATTAGAAGACCTTTCATTAAGATATTTACATCCTGATGAATATTATAATCTTGTTGAAAAGGTTGCGACAAAAAGAAAACAAAGAGAACAATCAATACAGGAACTAATGGATTCCTTAGGGGAAAAATTAAAAGAACTAAAGATAAAGGCAGAGATATCGGGAAGAGCAAAGCATTTTTATAGTATTTATAAAAAAATGAAGGATCAAAACAAAACATTTGAACAGGTGTATGATTTAATGGCAGTTAGGGTTATTGTAAACACAGTAAAGGATTGTTATGGTACATTGGGGGTTGTCCATACCTTGTGGAAACCTATTCCTGGAAGGTTTAAAGATTATATAGCTATGCCTAAGCCAAACATGTATCAGTCTCTTCATACAACAGTTATGGGTCCTAAAGGTGAGCCTTTTGAGATACAAATAAGGACATGGGAAATGCACAGGACAGCAGAATTTGGTATTGCTGCTCATTGGAAATACAAGGAAGGTAAAATGGAGGAGAATGAGTTTGATGCTAAATTAACATGGTTGAGACAGCTTCTTGAATGGCAGAGGGAATTAAAAGATCCAAAGGAATTTATGGAAACTTTAAAAATTGATCTTTTTACAGACGAGGTTTATGTATTTACCCCAAAGGGTGATGTTATAAGTCTGCCGAGAGGTTCAACCCCTATAGATTTTGCATATAGTATTCACACAGAGATAGGCCATAGAATGAATGGAGCAAAAGTAAATGGAAAAATAGTACCAATCGATTATAAACTCAGAAATGGTGATATCATAGAAATATTAACAATAGCAAATACTGAAAGGGGTCCCAGCAGAGATTGGCTTCAAATTGCAAAAAGTTCTCAGGCAAAAAATAAGATAAAACAATGGTTTAAGAAGGAAAAACGCAAAGAAAATATTGAGCGTGGTGAAGAAATATTTTTAAGAGAGTTAAAGAAACACGGTATACCACAATCGATGATTAAAAACCAACAGATGGAAGCAATTTTAAAAAAATTAAATATACATTCTGAAGATGATTTATATGCTACTATTGGATATGGTGGTTTATTGGCGAACCAAATCATACCGCGTATTAAAGAAGAACTTAAAAAGTATGAAAAAGAAGACGATGTCTTGAAACCTGTAATATCTGTTAAAGAGCATAAAAAGCCTTTAAAAACCAAAGATATAGGTGTGATTGTTAAAGGCGAAAACAATGTAATGGTCAAATTTTCAAAATGTTGTTCACCTGTGCCCGGTGATGAAATTTTGGGATATATTACAAAAGGACATGGTGTTTCTATACACAGGAAAGACTGTCCCAATATTAGCAAATATATTTATGACAAAAACAGAATTGTGGAAGTTGAATGGGATCTGGGTAAAAACATAGCATATCAGGCGGATATTCAAATTGTAGCAAATGACAGATACGGTCTTTTGACAGATGTAACAAGCATATTGTCAGATATTAAAATATCTGTTAAAGCTATTAATGCAAGAACTACAAAAGATAATTTAGCATTTATCAATTTAACGATTGAGATTACTTCAAAAGAACAGCTTGAAAAAATAATGAACAAACTAAAGGCATTACAAGGAGTTACAGACGTATATAGGATAAGTGCATAG
- the dtd gene encoding D-aminoacyl-tRNA deacylase — MRAVVQKVVKGEVAVDGRLISSIGRGFVVFIGISIDDKDEDVLYMADKIPNLRVFEDEEGKMNLSLLELNGEILLISQFTLLGDVRKGRRPNFMTAAKPERALYLFNMLEDKIREKGCIVKTGKFQAMMQVSLINDGPVTILLDSKKIF, encoded by the coding sequence TTGAGGGCTGTTGTGCAGAAAGTAGTGAAAGGCGAAGTTGCTGTTGATGGAAGATTGATTAGTTCAATAGGCAGGGGTTTTGTGGTTTTTATTGGTATTTCGATAGATGATAAAGATGAAGATGTTTTATATATGGCGGACAAAATTCCGAATTTACGGGTATTCGAAGATGAAGAAGGGAAAATGAATTTATCATTACTGGAGTTAAATGGAGAAATTCTTTTAATTTCACAGTTTACGCTGTTAGGTGATGTACGAAAGGGAAGAAGACCTAATTTTATGACAGCTGCAAAACCGGAGAGGGCTCTTTATTTATTCAATATGCTTGAAGATAAGATAAGAGAAAAAGGATGTATTGTAAAAACTGGGAAGTTTCAAGCTATGATGCAGGTTTCTCTTATAAATGACGGTCCTGTTACAATACTGCTTGATTCAAAGAAAATATTTTAA